Proteins co-encoded in one Streptomyces sp. NBC_01283 genomic window:
- the ftsH gene encoding ATP-dependent zinc metalloprotease FtsH, translating to MSNPVPPRRAPDKPWRSEGAPPPEPTPPPKKKMPGGWGGLILTALIVYLIANLVLSFFNDGDEPTISYTEFSKQVDSGNVTKIYSKGDAIQGQLKKEQEKPGDEKGKYTKFTTQRPAFADDKLWDDLTKHDVTVTAEPVVQERSFLSNLLISLAPMLLLVFLWIFIARRMSSGMGGGAGGMLGRKAPPKPVELEPGDKRTTFEDVAGIDEVEGELSDVVDFLKNPAAYREMGAKMPRGVLLAGLPGTGKTLLARAVAGEAGVPFFSASASEFIEMIVGVGASRVRELFAEARKVAPSIIFIDEIDTIGRARGGGSGMGGHDEREQTLNQILTEMDGFSGSEGVIVLAATNRADILDPALTRPGRFDRVVTVSPPDRGGREAILKIHTREIPMAGDADLAQVARTTPGMTGAELANLANEAALLAVKRKQKEVTQADLSEALEKVQLGAERPLVMPDEERRRTAYHESGHALLGMLQPGADPVRKITIVPRGRALGVTLSTPDSDKYAYTEEYLRGRIIGALGGMAAEQVVFGVVTTGAENDLEQVTNIARGMVGRWGMSERVGRLSALPSDAQQAYGLSAAPVTLDTIDHEMRRIVDECYEIACRQLTDHRGQLDALAAALLENETLEEEAAYRVAGITRLTKDAG from the coding sequence ATGAGCAACCCTGTGCCGCCGCGCCGGGCGCCCGACAAGCCATGGCGCTCCGAGGGCGCACCGCCGCCCGAGCCCACGCCACCGCCGAAGAAGAAGATGCCGGGCGGGTGGGGTGGGCTCATCCTCACCGCGCTCATCGTCTATCTCATCGCCAACCTCGTCCTGTCCTTCTTCAACGACGGCGACGAGCCGACGATCTCGTACACGGAGTTCAGCAAGCAGGTCGACTCCGGGAACGTCACGAAGATCTACTCCAAGGGCGACGCGATCCAGGGGCAGCTCAAGAAGGAGCAGGAGAAGCCGGGCGACGAGAAGGGGAAGTACACCAAGTTCACCACCCAGCGCCCCGCCTTCGCCGACGACAAGCTCTGGGACGACCTCACCAAGCACGACGTCACCGTCACCGCCGAACCCGTCGTCCAGGAACGCAGCTTCCTCTCCAACCTGCTCATCTCGCTCGCCCCGATGCTGCTCCTGGTCTTCCTGTGGATCTTCATCGCCCGGCGGATGAGCTCGGGCATGGGCGGCGGCGCGGGCGGCATGCTGGGCCGCAAGGCGCCGCCGAAGCCGGTGGAGCTCGAACCCGGCGACAAGCGCACCACCTTCGAGGACGTGGCGGGCATCGACGAGGTCGAGGGCGAGCTCAGTGACGTCGTCGACTTCCTGAAGAACCCCGCCGCCTATCGCGAGATGGGTGCCAAGATGCCGCGGGGCGTGCTGCTCGCGGGTCTGCCCGGCACCGGTAAGACGCTGCTCGCACGGGCCGTCGCCGGTGAGGCCGGGGTGCCCTTCTTCTCGGCGTCCGCTTCGGAGTTCATCGAGATGATCGTGGGCGTCGGCGCCTCGCGCGTACGTGAACTCTTCGCCGAGGCCAGGAAAGTCGCGCCGTCCATCATCTTCATCGACGAGATCGACACCATCGGACGGGCGCGCGGCGGTGGCAGCGGGATGGGCGGACACGACGAACGCGAGCAGACGCTGAACCAGATCCTCACCGAGATGGATGGTTTCTCGGGCTCCGAAGGTGTCATCGTCCTGGCGGCCACCAACCGCGCCGACATCCTCGACCCCGCCCTGACCCGCCCCGGTCGCTTCGACCGGGTCGTCACCGTCAGCCCGCCCGACCGTGGCGGACGCGAGGCCATCCTCAAGATCCACACCCGTGAGATCCCGATGGCGGGCGACGCCGACCTCGCCCAGGTCGCCCGTACGACGCCGGGGATGACCGGCGCGGAACTCGCCAACCTCGCCAACGAGGCCGCGCTGCTCGCCGTCAAGCGCAAGCAGAAGGAAGTGACGCAGGCCGACCTCTCCGAGGCGCTCGAAAAGGTCCAGCTCGGTGCCGAGAGGCCGCTGGTCATGCCGGACGAGGAGCGGCGGCGCACGGCGTACCACGAGAGCGGGCACGCCCTGCTCGGCATGCTGCAGCCCGGCGCCGACCCGGTACGGAAGATCACCATCGTGCCCCGGGGCCGCGCCCTGGGCGTCACGCTGTCGACCCCGGACTCCGACAAGTACGCGTACACGGAGGAGTATCTGCGCGGCCGCATCATCGGCGCCCTGGGCGGCATGGCGGCCGAGCAGGTCGTCTTCGGCGTCGTCACGACGGGCGCCGAGAACGACCTGGAGCAGGTCACCAACATCGCCCGCGGCATGGTCGGCCGCTGGGGCATGAGCGAACGCGTGGGCCGGCTCTCCGCACTCCCGAGCGATGCCCAGCAGGCGTACGGGCTCTCGGCCGCCCCGGTCACCCTGGACACGATCGACCACGAGATGCGGCGGATCGTCGACGAGTGCTACGAGATCGCGTGCCGGCAGCTGACGGACCACCGGGGTCAGCTGGACGCCCTGGCCGCCGCGCTCCTGGAGAACGAGACCCTGGAGGAGGAGGCCGCCTACCGGGTCGCCGGCATCACACGGCTCACCAAGGACGCCGGCTAG
- the ffh gene encoding signal recognition particle protein translates to MFDTLSDRLAATFKNLRGKGRLSEADIDATAREIRIALLEADVALPVVRAFIKQVKERATGAEVSQALNPAQQVIKIVNEELVGILGGETRRLRFAKNPPTVIMLAGLQGAGKTTLAGKLGLWLKGQGHSPLLVACDLQRPNAVNQLSVVAERAGVGVFAPEAGNGVGDPVKVAKDSIEFARTKQYDVVIVDTAGRLGIDQELMQQAADIRDAVSPDEVLFVVDAMIGQDAVNTAESFRDGVGFDGVVLSKLDGDARGGAALSIAQVTGRQIMFASNGEKLDDFDAFHPDRMASRILGMGDMLTLIEKAEQTFSQQEAEKMAAKLQGSKGGKDFTLDDFLAQMEQVRKMGSISKLLGMMPGMGQIKDQINNLDERDVDRTAAIIKSMTPAERADAAIINGSRRARIAKGSGVEVSAVKNLVERFFEARKMMSRMAQGGGMPGMPGMPGMGGGPGKQKKKQKQAKGKRKSGNPMKRKQEEQEAAARREQAGQEGGAFGLPAGQQGQNFELPDEFKKFMG, encoded by the coding sequence GTGTTCGACACTCTCTCCGACCGCCTCGCAGCGACATTCAAGAACCTCCGGGGCAAGGGCCGCCTGTCCGAGGCGGACATCGACGCCACGGCGCGCGAGATCCGCATCGCCCTGCTCGAGGCGGATGTCGCCCTTCCCGTCGTCCGGGCCTTCATCAAGCAGGTCAAGGAGCGCGCCACCGGAGCCGAGGTCTCCCAGGCACTCAACCCCGCCCAGCAGGTCATCAAGATCGTCAACGAGGAACTCGTCGGCATTCTGGGCGGCGAGACGCGTCGGCTCCGGTTCGCGAAGAACCCGCCGACCGTCATCATGCTCGCGGGCCTGCAGGGTGCCGGTAAGACCACCCTCGCCGGAAAGCTCGGCCTCTGGCTGAAGGGGCAGGGCCACTCCCCGCTCCTCGTGGCGTGTGACCTGCAGCGGCCCAACGCCGTGAACCAGCTCTCCGTCGTCGCCGAGCGCGCCGGCGTCGGCGTCTTCGCCCCGGAGGCGGGCAATGGCGTGGGCGACCCCGTCAAGGTCGCCAAGGACTCGATCGAGTTCGCCAGGACCAAGCAGTACGACGTCGTCATCGTCGACACCGCGGGCCGCCTCGGCATCGACCAGGAGCTGATGCAGCAGGCCGCGGACATCCGCGACGCCGTCAGCCCGGACGAGGTCCTCTTCGTCGTCGACGCCATGATCGGTCAGGACGCCGTCAACACGGCGGAGTCCTTCCGCGACGGCGTCGGCTTCGACGGCGTCGTCCTGTCGAAGCTCGACGGGGACGCCCGCGGTGGTGCCGCGCTCTCCATCGCGCAGGTCACCGGCCGCCAGATCATGTTCGCCTCGAACGGCGAGAAGCTGGACGACTTCGACGCGTTCCACCCGGACCGCATGGCGTCCCGCATCCTCGGCATGGGCGACATGCTCACGCTGATCGAGAAGGCCGAGCAGACCTTCTCCCAGCAAGAGGCCGAGAAGATGGCCGCCAAGCTGCAGGGCAGCAAGGGCGGCAAGGACTTCACGCTCGACGACTTCCTGGCCCAGATGGAGCAGGTCAGGAAGATGGGCAGCATCAGCAAGCTGCTCGGGATGATGCCCGGCATGGGGCAGATCAAGGACCAGATCAACAACCTCGACGAGCGGGACGTGGACCGCACGGCCGCGATCATCAAGTCGATGACGCCCGCCGAGCGTGCGGACGCGGCGATCATCAACGGCTCGCGCCGGGCTCGTATCGCCAAGGGGTCCGGCGTCGAGGTCAGTGCCGTCAAGAACCTGGTCGAGCGCTTCTTCGAGGCCCGCAAGATGATGTCGCGGATGGCCCAGGGTGGCGGAATGCCCGGTATGCCCGGGATGCCGGGCATGGGTGGCGGCCCGGGCAAGCAGAAGAAGAAGCAGAAGCAGGCCAAGGGCAAGCGGAAGTCGGGCAACCCGATGAAGCGCAAGCAGGAGGAGCAGGAGGCCGCCGCCCGCCGCGAGCAGGCCGGTCAGGAAGGCGGCGCCTTCGGCCTCCCCGCCGGACAGCAGGGGCAGAACTTCGAGCTGCCGGACGAGTTCAAGAAGTTCATGGGCTGA
- a CDS encoding [protein-PII] uridylyltransferase, which produces MTSVDVRGESDSEDSGPSGYAAARLRLLQGEAQSGPPRRSALADLTDDWLTGLFTAAGAPRGAALVAVGGYGRGELSPRSDLDLLLLHDGSVDAGEVAALADRIWYPIWDLGLALDHSVRTPAEARKTAGDDLKVQLGLLDARHVVGDLGLTAGLRTAVLADWRNLAPKRLPELRELCEERAERQGELSYLLEPDLKEARGGLRDATALRAVAASWLADAPREGLADARRRLLDVRDALHLTTGRATDRLALQEQDQVAVELGLLDADTLLRQVYEAARTVSYASDVTWREVGRVLRSRSVRPRLRAMLGGGKGASAERSPLAEGVVEQDGEVVLARAARPERDPVLPLRAAAAAAQAGLPLSLHAVRRMAAAVRPLPTPWPAEAREQLVTLLGAGRPTVEVWEALEAEGLITRLLPDWERVRCRPQRNAVHTWTVDRHLVETAVQAAELTRRVGRPDLLLVAGLLHDIGKGWPGDHSVAGEIIARDVAARIGFDRGDVAVLATLVRHHLLLIETATRRDLDDPATVRSVADAVGSAGTLELLHALTEADALATGPAAWSTWRGSLVADLVKRVGAVLSGDEPEGTEDIAPTAEQERLAVEAFRTGGPVLALRAQTEGPGDAASEASGGPEPLGVELVIAVPEQPGVLSAVAGVLAMHRLAVRTAEFRGMGVPTGGDGSVLLLNWWVAAEYGSLPQAARLRADLVRALEGSLDIAGRLAERDAAYPRRRGTVAPPPRVTVASAGSRLATVIEVRAQDAPGLLHRIGRALESAGVEVRSAHASTLGANAVDAFYVTDAGAPLPGERAAGVARAVEEALRG; this is translated from the coding sequence GTGACGAGTGTGGATGTACGTGGTGAATCGGACTCGGAAGACTCCGGACCCAGCGGCTATGCGGCGGCCCGGCTGCGCCTCCTTCAAGGGGAGGCGCAGTCCGGGCCGCCGCGCCGTTCGGCTCTCGCCGACCTCACGGACGACTGGCTGACCGGACTGTTCACGGCCGCGGGTGCGCCGCGGGGGGCCGCACTGGTGGCCGTGGGCGGGTACGGCAGGGGCGAGCTGTCGCCCCGCAGCGACCTGGACCTGTTGCTGCTGCACGACGGCAGCGTGGACGCCGGTGAGGTGGCGGCCCTCGCGGACCGCATCTGGTACCCCATCTGGGATCTCGGGCTCGCCCTGGACCACTCCGTGCGTACGCCCGCGGAGGCGCGCAAGACCGCCGGCGACGACCTCAAGGTGCAGCTGGGTCTCCTTGACGCGCGGCACGTCGTGGGCGATCTCGGGCTGACCGCCGGATTGCGTACGGCCGTGCTCGCCGACTGGCGGAACCTTGCGCCGAAACGGCTGCCGGAGCTGCGCGAGCTGTGCGAGGAACGGGCCGAGCGGCAGGGGGAGTTGAGCTACCTCCTGGAGCCGGACCTGAAGGAGGCCAGGGGTGGCCTCCGGGACGCGACCGCGCTGCGGGCCGTCGCCGCGTCGTGGCTCGCGGACGCGCCGCGGGAGGGCCTCGCCGACGCCCGGCGCCGTCTGCTGGACGTGCGGGACGCGCTGCATCTGACCACGGGGCGCGCCACGGACCGGCTCGCCCTCCAGGAGCAGGATCAAGTCGCGGTCGAGCTCGGCCTGTTGGACGCGGACACCTTGCTGCGACAGGTGTACGAGGCCGCGCGCACCGTTTCGTACGCGAGTGACGTGACGTGGCGCGAGGTGGGCCGGGTGCTGCGGTCCCGGTCCGTGCGGCCCCGACTGCGGGCCATGCTGGGCGGCGGCAAGGGGGCGTCGGCCGAGCGTTCGCCGCTGGCCGAGGGGGTCGTGGAGCAGGACGGGGAGGTCGTCCTCGCCCGCGCTGCCCGGCCCGAGCGGGATCCCGTGCTGCCGCTTCGGGCCGCCGCGGCCGCGGCCCAGGCGGGTCTGCCGCTCTCGCTGCACGCGGTGCGGAGGATGGCCGCCGCGGTGCGGCCCCTGCCCACGCCGTGGCCCGCGGAGGCCCGGGAGCAGCTGGTGACGCTTCTCGGAGCGGGGCGGCCGACGGTCGAGGTGTGGGAGGCGCTGGAGGCCGAGGGGCTGATCACCCGGCTGCTGCCCGACTGGGAGCGGGTGCGGTGCCGGCCGCAGCGCAACGCCGTCCACACGTGGACGGTCGACCGGCATCTGGTGGAGACGGCGGTGCAGGCCGCCGAGCTGACGCGCCGGGTGGGCAGGCCCGACCTGCTCCTGGTGGCCGGGCTGTTGCACGACATCGGTAAGGGCTGGCCGGGGGACCACTCGGTGGCCGGGGAGATCATCGCCCGTGACGTCGCCGCCCGGATCGGCTTCGACCGGGGCGATGTGGCGGTGCTCGCGACCCTGGTGCGGCACCACCTCCTGCTGATCGAGACGGCCACGCGGCGGGACCTCGACGACCCGGCCACGGTGCGGTCGGTCGCGGACGCGGTGGGTTCGGCCGGGACCCTGGAGCTGCTGCACGCCCTGACGGAGGCGGACGCGCTGGCCACCGGGCCCGCCGCCTGGTCCACGTGGCGGGGTTCGCTCGTCGCCGACCTGGTGAAGCGGGTCGGGGCGGTGCTGTCGGGGGACGAGCCGGAGGGCACGGAGGACATCGCTCCGACCGCCGAGCAGGAGCGGCTCGCGGTGGAGGCGTTCCGCACGGGTGGGCCGGTGCTTGCGCTGCGGGCGCAGACGGAGGGGCCGGGGGACGCGGCTTCGGAGGCTTCCGGGGGCCCTGAGCCGCTGGGCGTGGAGCTGGTCATCGCGGTGCCGGAACAGCCCGGCGTGCTGTCCGCGGTCGCGGGGGTCCTCGCCATGCACCGGCTCGCCGTGCGGACCGCGGAGTTCCGGGGGATGGGGGTGCCCACCGGGGGCGATGGCTCCGTGCTGCTCCTGAACTGGTGGGTCGCCGCGGAGTACGGGTCGCTGCCCCAGGCCGCGCGATTGCGGGCGGATCTGGTGCGGGCCCTCGAGGGTTCACTGGACATCGCGGGGCGCCTCGCCGAACGGGACGCGGCGTACCCCAGGCGCCGGGGCACGGTCGCGCCACCGCCTCGCGTCACGGTGGCCTCGGCGGGCTCCCGCCTCGCGACGGTGATCGAGGTCCGCGCCCAGGACGCCCCGGGCCTGCTGCACCGCATCGGCCGTGCGCTGGAGTCGGCGGGCGTGGAGGTCCGCAGCGCCCACGCCTCGACGCTGGGCGCGAACGCGGTGGACGCGTTCTACGTGACGGACGCGGGAGCGCCTTTGCCGGGGGAGCGGGCGGCGGGGGTGGCCCGGGCGGTGGAGGAGGCGTTGAGGGGGTAG
- a CDS encoding P-II family nitrogen regulator: MKLITAVVKPHRLDEIKEALQAFGVQGLTVTEASGYGRQRGHTEVYRGAEYTVDLVPKIRIEVLVEDDDAEQLVDVVVKAARTGKIGDGKVWSVPVETAVRVRTGERGPDAL; encoded by the coding sequence ATGAAGCTCATCACCGCGGTCGTCAAGCCGCACCGGCTCGACGAGATCAAGGAGGCGCTCCAGGCCTTCGGCGTCCAGGGCCTGACCGTCACCGAGGCCAGCGGCTACGGCCGCCAGCGCGGTCACACCGAGGTCTACCGTGGCGCGGAGTACACCGTCGACCTCGTGCCGAAGATCCGGATCGAGGTTCTGGTCGAGGACGACGACGCCGAACAACTCGTGGATGTCGTGGTGAAGGCCGCCCGAACCGGCAAGATCGGGGACGGCAAGGTCTGGAGCGTCCCGGTCGAGACGGCGGTCCGGGTGCGGACCGGCGAGCGCGGGCCGGACGCGCTCTGA
- a CDS encoding ammonium transporter, whose amino-acid sequence MPPGITIAADAPQLSAANTGFMLICSALVMLMTPGLAFFYGGMVRVKSTLNMLMMSFISLGIVTILWVLYGFSIAFGTDHGSLFGWSSDYVGLSGIGLTELWDGYTIPVYVFAVFQLMFAIITPALISGALADRVKFTAWALFITLWATVVYFPVAHWVWGTGGWAFELGVIDFAGGTAVHINAGAAALGVILVIGKRVGFKKDPMRPHSLPLVMLGAGLLWFGWFGFNAGSWLGNDDGVGAMMFLNTQVATAAAMLAWLAYEKIRHGAFTTLGAASGAVAGLVAITPSGGSCSPLGAIAIGAIAGLLCAMAVGLKFKFGYDDSLDVVGVHLVGGVVGSLLVGFFATGGVQSDAKGLFYGGGLDQLGKQAAGVGAVLAYSMIASAILAFLVDKTIGMRVSEDEEVGGIDQVQHAETAYDFSGAGGGTAPRTAAVPSPVQEAGKAANEKNKRVDA is encoded by the coding sequence ATGCCCCCAGGCATCACGATCGCCGCAGACGCCCCGCAGCTGTCTGCCGCCAACACAGGGTTCATGCTCATCTGTTCCGCCCTGGTGATGCTCATGACGCCGGGACTCGCCTTCTTCTACGGAGGCATGGTCCGCGTCAAGAGCACGCTGAACATGCTGATGATGAGCTTCATCAGTCTGGGGATCGTCACCATCCTCTGGGTGCTGTACGGCTTCTCCATCGCGTTCGGCACCGACCACGGCAGCCTCTTCGGCTGGTCGTCCGACTACGTCGGGCTGAGCGGCATAGGCCTGACCGAGTTGTGGGACGGCTACACCATCCCGGTCTATGTCTTCGCGGTCTTCCAGCTGATGTTCGCGATCATCACGCCCGCGCTGATCAGCGGCGCGCTCGCCGACCGCGTGAAGTTCACCGCCTGGGCGCTGTTCATCACGCTCTGGGCCACGGTCGTCTACTTCCCTGTCGCGCACTGGGTGTGGGGCACGGGCGGCTGGGCCTTCGAGCTCGGCGTCATCGACTTCGCCGGTGGTACGGCCGTGCACATCAACGCCGGTGCCGCCGCGCTCGGCGTGATCCTGGTCATCGGCAAGCGCGTCGGCTTCAAGAAGGACCCGATGCGGCCGCACAGCCTGCCGCTGGTCATGCTCGGCGCCGGTCTCCTGTGGTTCGGCTGGTTCGGCTTCAACGCCGGATCGTGGCTGGGCAACGACGACGGCGTCGGCGCGATGATGTTCCTGAACACGCAGGTCGCCACCGCCGCGGCCATGCTGGCCTGGCTCGCCTACGAGAAGATCCGGCACGGCGCGTTCACCACCCTCGGTGCCGCTTCGGGTGCCGTCGCCGGTCTCGTCGCGATCACCCCGTCCGGCGGCTCCTGCTCGCCGCTCGGCGCGATCGCCATCGGCGCCATCGCCGGTCTGCTCTGCGCCATGGCCGTCGGCCTGAAGTTCAAGTTCGGCTACGACGACTCCCTCGACGTCGTCGGCGTCCACCTCGTCGGCGGTGTCGTGGGCTCGCTGCTCGTCGGCTTCTTCGCCACCGGCGGCGTCCAGTCCGACGCCAAGGGGCTCTTCTACGGAGGCGGCCTCGACCAGCTGGGCAAGCAGGCCGCCGGAGTCGGCGCCGTCCTCGCGTACTCCATGATCGCCTCCGCGATCCTCGCCTTCCTGGTCGACAAGACCATCGGGATGCGGGTCAGCGAGGACGAGGAGGTCGGGGGCATCGACCAGGTGCAGCACGCCGAGACCGCGTACGACTTCAGCGGCGCGGGCGGCGGCACGGCGCCCCGCACCGCCGCTGTGCCGAGCCCGGTCCAGGAGGCCGGCAAGGCTGCGAACGAGAAGAACAAGAGGGTGGACGCATGA
- a CDS encoding bifunctional DNA primase/polymerase: MGFTIGGIRGTDKPRTGSRRRGRTSDCTAVAEYTGLWGWTAVPGARALDGHCSCGTAACAAPGAHPLEFAPEVPAGATLDEVSEAWAQFPGAAVLLPVGRAFDVIEVAEAAGRRALVRLERMGLPLGPVAATPDGRAHFFVAPGAAAELPQLLYRMGWDDAGIDLHGLGPGTHVTAPPSDRGGLGPVRWLRPPDLDSATHPPQARLVLGTLAYVAHRSPA, translated from the coding sequence ATGGGCTTCACGATCGGCGGCATCCGGGGAACCGACAAGCCTCGCACCGGTTCACGGCGGCGCGGCCGCACGTCGGACTGCACCGCGGTGGCCGAGTACACCGGACTGTGGGGATGGACCGCGGTCCCCGGTGCTCGCGCCCTGGACGGCCACTGCTCCTGCGGCACGGCCGCCTGTGCGGCCCCCGGCGCCCACCCCCTGGAGTTCGCCCCCGAGGTCCCCGCCGGGGCGACGCTCGACGAAGTGAGCGAGGCCTGGGCGCAGTTCCCCGGCGCCGCCGTCCTGCTGCCCGTGGGCCGCGCCTTCGACGTCATCGAGGTGGCCGAGGCCGCCGGACGCAGGGCGCTGGTCCGCCTGGAGCGCATGGGCCTGCCGCTGGGCCCGGTGGCGGCGACGCCCGACGGCCGCGCGCACTTCTTCGTCGCCCCCGGCGCCGCCGCCGAACTCCCCCAGCTGCTCTACCGCATGGGCTGGGACGACGCCGGCATCGACCTGCACGGCCTGGGTCCGGGCACGCACGTCACCGCCCCGCCGTCCGACCGCGGGGGCCTCGGCCCGGTCCGCTGGCTCCGCCCCCCGGACCTGGACTCGGCGACCCATCCCCCGCAGGCAAGGCTCGTCCTGGGAACCCTGGCGTACGTGGCGCACCGCTCACCGGCGTAG
- the ftsY gene encoding signal recognition particle-docking protein FtsY: MEIVILAVVIAVVVIGALGGLVIGSRKKKQLPPQAPSSTPTITAPPAEPHVGDEAETPRDEPRRTIEEVELPLAEPSASAPAVVEEPAAPEIETPEPTAGRLVRLRSRLSRSQNALGKGLLTLLSREHLDEDTWEEIEDTLLTADVGVAPTQELVERLRERVRVLGTRTPVELRALLREELLTLLGTDFDRAVKTESGLETPGIVMVVGVNGTGKTTTTGKLARVLVADGRSVVLGAADTFRAAAADQLQTWGDRVGARTVRGPEGGDPASIAFDAVKEGIAEGADVVLIDTAGRLHTKTGLMDELGKVKRVVEKHAPLDEVLLVLDATTGQNGLVQARVFAEVVDITGIVLTKLDGTAKGGIVVAVQRELGVPVKLIGLGEGADDLAPFEPEAFVDALIGE, encoded by the coding sequence ATGGAAATCGTCATCCTTGCTGTAGTCATCGCCGTGGTCGTGATCGGCGCGCTCGGCGGGCTCGTGATCGGCAGCCGCAAGAAGAAGCAGCTGCCGCCGCAGGCCCCGTCGTCGACGCCCACCATCACCGCCCCTCCGGCCGAGCCGCACGTCGGCGACGAGGCCGAGACGCCGCGCGACGAACCGCGCCGCACGATCGAGGAGGTGGAACTCCCGCTCGCCGAGCCGTCGGCGTCGGCCCCCGCGGTCGTCGAGGAACCGGCCGCCCCGGAGATCGAGACCCCGGAGCCCACGGCAGGTCGCCTGGTCCGGCTGCGCTCGCGCCTCTCGCGCTCGCAGAACGCACTCGGCAAGGGGCTGCTCACGCTCCTCTCCCGTGAGCACCTCGACGAGGACACGTGGGAGGAGATCGAGGACACGCTCCTCACCGCCGATGTCGGCGTCGCCCCCACCCAGGAACTGGTCGAGAGGCTCCGCGAGCGCGTCCGCGTGCTCGGCACCCGCACCCCGGTCGAGCTGCGCGCGCTGTTGCGCGAGGAGCTCCTCACGCTCCTCGGCACGGACTTCGACCGCGCCGTGAAGACCGAGTCGGGCCTGGAGACGCCCGGCATCGTGATGGTCGTCGGCGTGAACGGCACCGGCAAGACCACCACCACCGGCAAGCTCGCCCGCGTCCTGGTCGCCGACGGCCGCTCCGTGGTCCTCGGCGCGGCGGACACGTTCCGCGCGGCCGCCGCCGACCAGCTGCAGACCTGGGGCGATCGCGTCGGCGCACGCACGGTCCGCGGCCCCGAGGGCGGCGACCCGGCGTCGATCGCCTTCGACGCGGTCAAGGAAGGCATCGCGGAGGGCGCCGACGTCGTCCTCATCGACACCGCGGGGCGCCTGCACACCAAGACCGGCCTGATGGACGAGCTCGGCAAGGTCAAGCGCGTCGTCGAGAAGCACGCGCCGCTGGACGAGGTGCTGCTCGTCCTGGACGCCACGACCGGGCAGAACGGCCTGGTGCAGGCGCGGGTCTTCGCCGAGGTGGTGGACATCACCGGCATCGTCCTGACGAAGCTGGACGGCACGGCCAAGGGCGGCATCGTCGTCGCGGTCCAGCGCGAGCTGGGCGTGCCGGTGAAGCTGATCGGCCTCGGCGAGGGCGCGGACGACCTGGCGCCGTTCGAGCCCGAGGCATTCGTGGACGCGCTCATCGGCGAGTAG